In Candidatus Krumholzibacteriia bacterium, the genomic stretch CGCCGATGTCTTCACCTCGATTCTGCGACGCAGCAGCCGCCAGAGAAGCATCTTCAAGGCAGACAAGCATCACTTCCACCACCGGCTTCTTCGTGCTGGCCTGGGAAGAAACTGGACTCTGGCAGCGCTGCACGGCGTGGCCGGTCTGATGATCTTCTTTGTGGTATTGCCGACCCAGGTGAGCCTCTGGGCAAGTGCACTGTTCCTGATACCGCTGACGATGGTCTTGGGTGCGGGGATACAGTTGATGCGTACCCGACTGATCGAGCAGTCGAAGGTTCTGGACATCGAATCTGAGAAGCCTGTCATCAGACAAGCTGAGTTGCGCAAGAAAGCCGCCAGGAGTGGTGGAGGGAGCTAGCTCCTAGAGTTTTCCCCGGATCACAAGCCAGACGAACTTCAGCAAAACTGCCTGCCGAAAGATGCGGCCTGGTTGCCTGAGAAGGCGATAGAACCACTCCAGCCCCATAGTTCTGAAAAGCGCCGGGGCCCTGCGAACTGACCCAGTATAGACATCGAAACTCCCCCCCAGGCCCATGAACAAGACCCCGGGGCACTCCTTTATTGCTTTTTCAATGAAGAGTTCCTGTTTCGGAGAGCCAAGAGCAACGCAGACGAAGCGGGCGGAGCTGTCGGTAATCTCCCGCATGATCGTGGCTTCGTCCTTCTCCCGGAAGAAGCCATCGCGAGAACCTGCAAGATGCAGCTTCGGGAACTCCTCTGCGAGTTTCGACAGCGCCGAGTCCAGCACTTCGCGACGGGCGCCCAGAAAATAGGCGGACTCTCCTCTTTCCTCACAGCATCGAAGTACTTCCAACCAAAGCTCAGCACCGGGAATCCGCCTGCTTCCGAACAAGCCCTTCTTCTTCATGGCCCAAACAACTCCCACCCCATCCGGGTAGCAGAAGTCTGCCTTGGCCAGCAAAGAGGCTAATCGAGCCTGCCGCCTTGCCATCATCACTTTTTCTGGATTCACTGCGAGAGCGAAGCGAAAGCCCCCCGAGATGAGGGTGCGGGAGGCCTCATCCAGCCCCCGGAAAGAGCGAACCGTGAATCCCCCGACTATTACTTTCTTGCTCATTGAGGCTCCAGAAGTTCCTGATAGAGTGCCTTGTTCACTTCAGCGACGGACTGCCAACTTCGATGACTTCTCACCCACTCCGTTCCGGCACTTCGAATCTCCTCGTAATTCTTCGGATTTCGAGCTACATCCAAAGCGAGTTCCGCCAGAGATCCTGCATCCTCCGGCTCAAACACCAGCCCCGTCTTCCCTTCTTCTACCAATTCCAGAAGTCCTCCAACACGACTCACTGCCACAAGACAGGAGTGGTTCATTGCTTCCAGAGGCTTGAGCGGAGTGACCATCTCTGTCACGCGGCTCTTCACTCTGGGAACAAGAAAGAGGTCAAAGCGGGAGTACCAGACTCCCGCCTCTTCGGGGGGAACGCTTCCGGGCATTTCCAGCAGGTCGTCCACTCCGAGTTTTGCCGCCAGCAAGGCAAGCTTCCCGGACTCGGCTCCCGCTCCCACGAGGAGGATCCTGAGGTTCCGCACTTCCTTTCGCAGAATCGCAGCCGCCTCGAGAATCGTGTGCAATCCCTCGGTCCTGGACAGTCCCCCCAGATAACCTATCGTAAAGCAGTCCGGTGAGTTTGCCTGACCGCTGCCCGCTTCCGGGTGTACGGCGTTGGGGGCAAGGGTGATTCTCTCAGGATCCACGCCTCGTTGAAGCAGATCCTGTCGAAGCCCTTCGCAGATCGTGGTAACTGCAGGGGCAGATCTGCATACCGACCTTTCAAGGGCTCGAATTGCAAAGAGAAAGGGAGACACCTTGCCATAAACCCCGTGGAGAACTGCATTGTCTTCCCAGACTGAGCGAACCTCATAAACCCAGGGAATCCCCAGCTTTCTTGCAACCCTTCTTGCGGCCATTCCCACATAGAACATCCCGTGAGCATGAAGCAAATCCACCTCTTCCAGCCTCGCCGTCTCTTCCAGCCTGCGAACAAAGGCTGGCCAGGAAAGCAGTTTCTTCAACCTTCCGAGCCACCCGCTGCCCCCTGCGCTCACAGCCTGTTCAGGGCGGTGGTTCCAGCTTCGGTAGTATTTGATTCCCTCAATCGTCTCCCCCCCCTGAGGATCCAGATCACCCGCAGGCTCCTGAAACGGAGAAGAGATGACACAGACTTCAACCCCCAAATCCGACTGGGCTCGCAGTATGTTCCTGCTTCGAATGCTCGCACCCTTTACATTGGGAAGACTCTGATACAGAATGTGGAGAACCTTCATGCAGACTCCTCTGCTCGACGCGCAAGACGCCACCAGGCGAAGGTGCGAATCAGCCAGGCAATGGGGACAAGAGTGGCCATAGCCAGAAGGCTCTTTCCGCCCCAGAGAACTGCCGCAAGAAGGGCGACCAGGGACAGCACCCAGCCATAGACAGCAGCAGAGGAAAGATCCTTTGTGCTGGCACTTGCGCTCAATCGGGCGGAAAGAACTCCGTAGAAGGCTCTCACCCAGCCCAACCCAAGAAGTAGCGCAAATAGCGAATCTCTATGATAGACCATATCATAGCTCCGCTTGACCAGATAGAGATATAGAACAAGGGAGCATGCCGTAGCAAGAACAGCGAGAAGCCCGGCTTCAAGAGAGGCGCGTTGGAGAATCGAGTTCCGGGATTCCCCTGCAAGGCGGTGTCTCAGCTTCGGAAGAAGCGTAAAGCCCATATAGGACTGGATCAGGGAAAAGGGCCCGGAGGCAACAACGAACAGGAAGATGTAGACACCCGCGCTCTCCACTCCAAGGGTTCTTGCAAGAATCAGCCGATCCATCTGGGCAAGCAGGCTGAGAGACAGGAGAGAACTGGAGAAATAGAAGGACTCCTTCCAGATACCTGCAAACGGGACAGCTTCACGCTTCAACTCAATACCCAAACCG encodes the following:
- a CDS encoding WecB/TagA/CpsF family glycosyltransferase; translated protein: MSKKVIVGGFTVRSFRGLDEASRTLISGGFRFALAVNPEKVMMARRQARLASLLAKADFCYPDGVGVVWAMKKKGLFGSRRIPGAELWLEVLRCCEERGESAYFLGARREVLDSALSKLAEEFPKLHLAGSRDGFFREKDEATIMREITDSSARFVCVALGSPKQELFIEKAIKECPGVLFMGLGGSFDVYTGSVRRAPALFRTMGLEWFYRLLRQPGRIFRQAVLLKFVWLVIRGKL
- a CDS encoding glycosyltransferase: MKVLHILYQSLPNVKGASIRSRNILRAQSDLGVEVCVISSPFQEPAGDLDPQGGETIEGIKYYRSWNHRPEQAVSAGGSGWLGRLKKLLSWPAFVRRLEETARLEEVDLLHAHGMFYVGMAARRVARKLGIPWVYEVRSVWEDNAVLHGVYGKVSPFLFAIRALERSVCRSAPAVTTICEGLRQDLLQRGVDPERITLAPNAVHPEAGSGQANSPDCFTIGYLGGLSRTEGLHTILEAAAILRKEVRNLRILLVGAGAESGKLALLAAKLGVDDLLEMPGSVPPEEAGVWYSRFDLFLVPRVKSRVTEMVTPLKPLEAMNHSCLVAVSRVGGLLELVEEGKTGLVFEPEDAGSLAELALDVARNPKNYEEIRSAGTEWVRSHRSWQSVAEVNKALYQELLEPQ
- a CDS encoding oligosaccharide flippase family protein, which gives rise to MNRTEFQSALLMAMGTVGLYLANLIFAKTLSPEAYGYFGLILVLPALAYSFGLLGTEQVLLRHGHPDGELVSFPAGLRRAEIQSGLLSSALLALFFAWKYPVPQWGILNSLLAYSLLAASSAWLLHQVSVLRLARRYDSAQWASQSWRILLPFAGLLMAWRNWTSPPHIVLAVLVSLLVSLFLSRLLTRLSGLGIELKREAVPFAGIWKESFYFSSSLLSLSLLAQMDRLILARTLGVESAGVYIFLFVVASGPFSLIQSYMGFTLLPKLRHRLAGESRNSILQRASLEAGLLAVLATACSLVLYLYLVKRSYDMVYHRDSLFALLLGLGWVRAFYGVLSARLSASASTKDLSSAAVYGWVLSLVALLAAVLWGGKSLLAMATLVPIAWLIRTFAWWRLARRAEESA